Below is a window of Lebetimonas sp. JH292 DNA.
CCAAAAGTAGTCCAGATTATATGTCCCATTTGCTTTTCCTTTCCAAGTATATACCTGATAGTATTAAAATTAATCCTAATATTGCATCTACCCAGTTGATTATTTGGATATTTGATAGACTTATTCCATAACCAAAAACGCCGTAAAGCCCTTGCCTTTAGGCATAGGGATATAAGGCGATAAAAGAGTTGATAGGAAATTTAATTTCCTTGAAACTCTTTTATTAATTTGTATTATATTAAATAATTTGATATAATACAAATATGAAATGCGTAGATAAATATAAATCAAATAGAAATATTGTTTATTCCTGCAAATATCACATTGTTTGGTGCCCTAAATACAGGAGAAAAATATTAGTTGGAGAAGTAGAAAAAAGATTAAAAGAAAATAAAGAAGTAGCTAAAGAGTGTGATGTAGAAATAATAGAAATGGAAACTGATAAAGACCACATTCATATTATTTATGATGTTGACCCTCAATTTGGAAATAATAAATATAAAATAGATAACAATATTATCTGGCTTAACGGCTATAAGTTTAAATTCTGGTTAAGCAGAGAAATAGACGGAAAAATAAAAACTGTAACCGTTAAGCGAGATAATATCGGGGATTATTGGATTTGTATAATCAGTGCCACATCGGGTAAAATCGTGGGCATTGATTTTGGATTGAAAACTTTTCTAACTTTATCAGATGGAACACAAATCCAAGCTCCAAGATATTATCTCCAAACCTTAAAAGAACTTCAAAAACTTCAAAAACAGCATTCTAAAAAGAAAAAATCATCTAAAAATAGAGAGAATATGAATATATAGCAATAGAAGATTTAAATTTAAAAGCAATGCAAAAGTTATGGGGTAAAAAAACTATCGATTATGCTTTTAGCGAATTTGTAAATATTCTCTCTTATAAAGTAAATGTTATAAAAATAGACAGATATTATCCTTCGAGTAAAACCTGTTCTAACTGCGGATATGTAAAAGAGGATTTAAACTTAAAAGAGAGAGTTTGGATATGTCCTGTATGTAAGACAAAACACGATAGAGACATAAACGCAAGTATAAATATTTGCAAGGTTGGGGCATCAACCTTTGGCATAGATGGTGTAAGACCTATTATTAAACAGGCTACCATCGCTTAAAGCCAGAATCCCCCGCCTTTAGGCGTGGGGAGTATGTCAAAAAAAATCCAAGTCCAATATTTTTAAAAATTTCTCCTCGTGTTTCTATATCATACCACATTTTTTTGATTATTTTCATATTATGACCTCTTCTCTTGCTTGTTTTTAATATTTTGTATTTTAATCGTGGTAGGTTATAGAGTGGTTGTTCCACTACCGCAAGTGGCGGTAGGGTGGGGATATGCGGTTAGATTACCGCAAGGTGTAGAAAATGAGATTAATTATTATTCTCATTTTGGTAGCGGTGGTGGCGACACCGCTCTACTAAAAAGTGCGGGTTTTCTCCCGTGCTTACCTACCACAATTATAGCATAAATTTTTCTCTTCCTCAAAATTACTTTTTAATTGTTTATCGTGTTTTGGTTTATGTTTAACATCGCTATTAAAAATTATTATTATTCCGATTAGTGTTATTAATCCTCCAATTATTCCCAATAATATTCCATTCATTGTAAATCCTCCAATTTGTCAGTTTCTATTTTTAATTTCCAAGTTAAATATAAAACTATAACTATTATAGCAATAAATCCAAAAGTTACTAATAATTGTTTAAAAAAAGGCAATTTATCAAATGCGTTAAAAATAAAAGCTATCATACCAAATAATGCAGTTAAAACAATTCCCCAAGCTAATCGGTAATTTGATACTTTTTCTTTTTCTTTCTCTAATTGGCTCATATTATCCTCTCTTCTTTTGCTTGTTTTAAATATTTTGTATTTTAATCGTGGTAGGTTACCATCGGCTAATCCGGCAAGGGTGGCGGGTAGGGAGTTGGGATAGCCCAACTGAAAGGTAGCCGATGGATAGGATAGTTATAGTCCTATTGATAGTGACTCTTGCCCTGTATCTCCTACACAATTATATCACAAATTTTTTTATTACTCATAATTTATTCTTAAAAGATTTTATTTTTACTTTTTTATTTTCCATCTTTTTTTTATTTTCTCTTTAAAAGTTCTATTGAAAAAAACTCTTTTAATTTAAACGTAGGAGCTTCTCCTTTTATTAACCCTTCTAATTTTTCATCTTCTTTTTCCTGTTGTTTATATTTCAAAATGGTTGTTATATAATCGTCTGTATAGGTAATATAATATTTTCTGACATTATAAAGGAACTCTTTTGGAGTTAGGATTTTTTCTTTTAACATATAAGCAATATCATAAAAATCCCTTATTTTAGTTACCTTCTTTTGTAAAAATATTATATGCAATATCCCTGTTTCTTAATATATAGGCTTCATTTAATTTCTCTTTTTCGGATATATTCTCAAATAAGTTTTTTTCAGGCAAAAATTTTTTATATTTTTTTATAAGCTTTTCTTCAAGTTAGATATTAATTTATCCGGATAAATATACTTAATTTGTTTCTTAAAAATCTTGAAATTGTTTTTCTTTAAGAAAAAAAATAAATTTTCCTTATCAAACCAATCAACATATTTTGAATAAGGCATACTCCTAACATCAATAACTATATCAATATCATATTTTTTTAGTAAATTAGTAAAATTATCTAATGTGTGAATAGAATGTCCTTGTAAAAATTGTTTTCATTTTTTTTTACTTTTGTGTTTAATTCAAAACAGGGGCAGCCTACCCCTCTTACCATCTGCTTATCATATTCCTGTCTATTGAACCGACCTGTCTGCTTACAGAACTGATATTTGAATTGACGCTTGCCAAATCGGCTGAGATGACTTTTTGGAGTTTTAGTATATCTCCTCTTATTGTTCCTGTACTATCGCCTAAAAGTTCTGCTATATGAACAATATTATTGCGCTCATCGCCGTTTTTGTCTATATATTTTTTCAATTCCTCAACAGCTTTGTCTATTTTGTCAAGTTTTTCTTCGTCAATATCGTCTTTGCTAAATTCTCTTTCATCTATTTTTTTCATGATGAGATTAAAGGCATTGTCACTTAGTTCTTTTTTTACTTGCATCTCCATTTCGTTTATATCCTGGGATATGAAAGACTGCATTTCCATTCTTAATCTTTCTTTTTCTTACATTTTTTCCCTGTTTTCGTAAAGATGTTTGCTTAATTTTTCGTCTAATTTTTCCGACTTTTTTCTCTCTCATTGTATCATAGCGTCTCCTTTTTTTTTAATTTATAATTAATTTATTTTATAATTCTTCTCATTAGCTTTCCTTTTTAGCAATTAAGTTTTTAAACCTGCTTTGATTTTTAAATTGTAAAAATCATCTTCAAGCTCTTTAATCCTTTGCTCGTATTCTTCTATTATTTTTTTGTATTCTTCAGTTCCCGACTTTAAGCTCTTTATTTTCTTTTTTAAGCTCCTCGTTTTCGGTTTTTAGTTCTTTGAATTTAGGCATCAGTTCAATCATTCGTTTGCGTCTTATCTCTTCCCTTTATAATTATATGAATTAAATTTCTTACAAAAAGAAAAAAAAGTATGAAATTAATGGAAATGTTTTTTTATCTTTCTCTAGATATAAAACAATCTATTATTCCTAAAAATCAAATTTAATAAATAAAGAAGTAAGGCCAATAGGTAATCAAAATATAGGTATTATAAAAAAAATTTTGTATCCTAAAAGATGGTAAATTATTTTAAACAAAAAGGTAAAAAAATACAAATCCAGCAAGAACCTATTGTAGGAATAATATTTAAAAAGAATAATAACAATATAATATATTCTTACCTTGCAAGTCATTTAAAATTTTACTATTCGCCTAAAGATATAAATAGAAATATGACTATTCCAAATGTTGAAAGAAAGAGTTTTATTGAAAATGCCATAAAAAAGAGTAATATTGCTTATTTAAATATTCAGCCTTAACAAAAACAATTTTATAGATTTTATCCTGTAAAATTTATAGGTTTTAAAAAGGTAGATTATATAACAAATTTATTAGTTAAAACGAATGAAGATATTATAACTATTTATCCTAAAAGGATACCTACTATTTTGAAAAAAGAAAAAAATATATTAATAACTATTCTTCTAATATTAATACTTCTAAAACCACATACATAAAAAATCTTTTTAAAGGATTGAAATCAATTTATGAAAAAACAAATGTAGAATTCAAATTAATAAATAAAAAAGATTATTCCATTGAAGAATTTAATTCTCAAAATATTGTAAATAAGGTTTTACAATATAAAAATGATAATGATTTGATTCCGCCTTTGGTGATTACAATCGGATCAGAAAGATTATTATGAAGACATGAAAAGAAAATTATTTAAATATGGATTTATTACTCAAAATATAATATATGAACATTTACTTACTTCTAAATATTCTGCAAATAAATAATTTACTTTTGCAAATTTTAGTTAAATATGGGATGTTTCTTGCAGTGTTATAAGAAACTCCGCTTAATTTTGCCACCTGATAAGCGTTTACCGGTTTGCCTTGTAATCTTAAAAGATTAACAGCGTTTTGAATCTTCTCTTTTGTCTTTGTAGTCTTAACAGCTCTTGCCTTTTCCGGATTTCTTAACCTGTTAATAACTTTTGACTTTGTTAGCAGTGTATTAATTGCGTTGACGATTTCGGGGTCGCTTATTTTGCCCGTTATTACTGCGTCAATCAGTCTGTTAGGCAACGTAAATTCTATGTTTTCAAGCTTTAATCTCATTTCAATCCTTTCATTTTATATTATAGTTTAACTATTTAATGTATATTATATAATAACTATAGCTAAAAATCAAGTATAAAGACTGCATACACTTAAAAAACAATAAAAAATCGTTAAAAAAATAACGAAAAAACGGCAAAAGATGACAAAAAATAATCAAAAATTTTATATTGTTATAGTTTATATATAGTCAATATATATTATAGAATAATACATATTTACCACTTTTCTTTACTTTTTCAATATCTTTTTTAAAAGATATTTGTATTTTTTTTTATTATTTTCAATGTTGTTAATTCTTTTCTCTAATTCTTTACTTGGAACTTTTAAATCAAATGGAATACCTTTCTCCATAGCAACTTTTGCTAAAAAAATATTTACAGCGTCCCCAAAAGATATTCCTAATTTTTTAAATACTTCTTTTGCTTCATCGTAAAATTCTTTTTCAACTCTTATACTGGTTTGCATTCTCATAGCAATCCTTTTTTTAATTCATTATACACCAATTGGAGTATAAAATCAAGTTTATATAGATTTGAATTGTGTTAAGTTTTAATAGAGATTTTTTATGAAAAAAATTGCAATTTTATCCACTAAATCTTTTTTCATTT
It encodes the following:
- a CDS encoding transposase, translating into MGIDFGLKTFLTLSDGTQIQAPRYYLQTLKELQKLQKQHSKKKKSSKNRENMNI
- a CDS encoding zinc ribbon domain-containing protein, translating into MQKLWGKKTIDYAFSEFVNILSYKVNVIKIDRYYPSSKTCSNCGYVKEDLNLKERVWICPVCKTKHDRDINASINICKVGASTFGIDGVRPIIKQATIA
- a CDS encoding DUF488 family protein, with the translated sequence MHTLDNFTNLLKKYDIDIVIDVRSMPYSKYVDWFDKENLFFFLKKNNFKIFKKQIKYIYPDKLISNLKKSL
- a CDS encoding type II toxin-antitoxin system RelB/DinJ family antitoxin is translated as MRMQTSIRVEKEFYDEAKEVFKKLGISFGDAVNIFLAKVAMEKGIPFDLKVPSKELEKRINNIENNKKKYKYLLKKILKK